A window of Microbacterium luteolum contains these coding sequences:
- a CDS encoding carbohydrate ABC transporter permease — translation MVVLTVVVLGPLYWIATSAFKGREEIIRSVPTLFPETWTLSNFERLFTATEYGVFLSNSLIIAVATTLVTVVVSLCAAYGLYRVRVPGSGKIAGVVLLSYMIPGTLLIVPLYRTLSELQLIDTYVGLVLVNVAFTAPFCTWLLRGFILAVPVEIDEAAALDGAGPVRTMLRIVLPLMAPGIATVTVYSFVFAWTEFVFASQFIVSDALQTLPIGLNAIVGQYTVDWGLVMAGTLFTLLPTVLLFLFVGKYFVGGLIAGATK, via the coding sequence ATGGTGGTGCTCACCGTGGTCGTCCTCGGACCGTTGTACTGGATCGCCACCTCGGCGTTCAAGGGCCGGGAGGAGATCATCCGATCCGTTCCGACCCTGTTCCCCGAGACCTGGACCCTGAGCAATTTCGAGCGGCTGTTCACGGCGACCGAGTACGGCGTGTTCCTGTCGAACAGCCTGATCATCGCCGTGGCGACGACGCTCGTCACCGTCGTCGTGTCCCTCTGCGCCGCGTACGGGCTGTACCGCGTCAGGGTCCCGGGCAGCGGGAAGATCGCCGGGGTCGTGCTGCTGTCGTACATGATCCCGGGAACGCTCCTCATCGTGCCGCTCTACCGGACACTGTCCGAACTGCAGCTGATCGATACGTATGTCGGGCTCGTTCTCGTCAATGTGGCGTTCACCGCACCGTTCTGCACCTGGTTGCTTCGAGGCTTCATCCTCGCCGTACCGGTGGAGATCGACGAGGCGGCTGCGCTGGACGGCGCGGGGCCCGTGCGCACGATGTTGCGCATCGTGCTCCCTCTCATGGCACCGGGCATCGCGACGGTCACGGTGTACTCGTTCGTCTTCGCCTGGACGGAATTCGTCTTCGCGTCGCAGTTCATCGTGAGCGACGCACTGCAGACGCTGCCCATCGGACTCAATGCCATCGTCGGCCAGTACACGGTCGACTGGGGACTCGTCATGGCGGGAACCCTCTTCACCCTGCTGCCGACCGTGCTGCTCTTCCTGTTCGTGGGAAAGTACTTCGTCGGCGGCCTGATCGCGGGAGCGACCAAATGA
- a CDS encoding SIS domain-containing protein gives MMIDTTTNLTTSSSDYLDGVTELLAEVISNEKPAIAAAGRLVADRFENDGLLYVFGSGHSHVFAEEAFYRAGGAARICPVLVPEYMLHVSAEHSTTLERESGHVSQILSAYELNPERDVFLVVSNSGANALPVEMAQTAKDQGVPVIAITSRAYANASTNPGRRLHDVADIVIDNHCPPGDATITIADDLPKVGPASSSIGLALMNALLVEALALQVERGDNPDVWVSAGMPNGRAHNVELANRFRSRIPHI, from the coding sequence ATGATGATCGACACAACCACCAACCTGACGACCTCGTCCTCCGACTACCTGGACGGGGTCACCGAACTCCTCGCCGAGGTGATCTCGAATGAGAAGCCGGCCATCGCTGCTGCAGGTCGGCTCGTCGCCGACCGGTTCGAGAACGACGGACTCCTCTATGTGTTCGGCAGCGGACACTCTCACGTGTTCGCCGAGGAGGCCTTCTACCGTGCAGGTGGCGCCGCACGCATCTGCCCGGTACTCGTGCCGGAATACATGCTGCACGTCAGTGCGGAGCACAGCACGACGCTCGAGCGCGAGTCCGGGCACGTGTCGCAGATCCTCAGCGCCTACGAGCTGAACCCGGAACGCGACGTGTTCCTCGTCGTGTCGAACTCCGGAGCGAATGCCCTTCCGGTGGAGATGGCGCAGACAGCCAAGGATCAGGGGGTGCCCGTGATCGCGATCACCTCGCGCGCCTATGCGAACGCCAGCACCAACCCCGGCCGTCGACTGCACGACGTCGCCGACATCGTCATCGACAACCACTGCCCGCCCGGCGACGCGACGATCACGATCGCCGATGACCTCCCGAAGGTGGGCCCGGCGTCGAGCTCCATCGGACTCGCGCTGATGAACGCCCTGCTGGTCGAGGCGCTCGCGCTGCAGGTCGAGCGCGGCGACAACCCGGACGTCTGGGTGAGTGCCGGCATGCCGAACGGGCGAGCGCATAACGTGGAGCTCGCCAATCGGTTCCGGTCGCGGATCCCTCACATCTGA
- a CDS encoding nitrilase family protein: protein MTETAADLRVSVVQFEAVPADKAGNLATVRRLATSAAEDGSRLVVFPEMCLVAYWHLTKSTTERLRELAEPADGPLVQALKEIAADLGVGIGAGFLESDGDELFNSYAVCFPDGTVHIHRKLHAFEHEAISSGNDYTVFDTPWGVRMAILICWDNNLVENVRAVTLLGAKVLIAPHQTGGTSSRSPHGMKVIPSALWHDRFENPEALEEAVNGPYGRGWLMRWLPARAHDNGIFLLFSNGIGPDDDEIRTGNAMIIDPYGRIVAETPVADQSVVTADLDMDLLPLSTGRRWLLGRRPELYGVLTQRSGLERDARTARHSDVPVPDDFQIEN from the coding sequence ATGACCGAAACCGCTGCAGACCTCCGCGTGTCCGTGGTGCAGTTCGAAGCAGTGCCGGCGGACAAGGCCGGAAACCTCGCCACGGTGCGCCGCCTCGCCACCTCTGCGGCGGAGGATGGATCGCGTCTCGTGGTGTTCCCGGAGATGTGCCTGGTCGCATACTGGCACCTGACCAAGTCGACCACGGAGCGCCTCCGCGAACTCGCGGAGCCGGCCGATGGGCCGCTGGTGCAGGCTCTCAAGGAGATCGCGGCAGACCTCGGCGTGGGCATCGGTGCGGGTTTCCTCGAATCCGACGGCGACGAGTTGTTCAACTCCTACGCCGTGTGCTTCCCCGACGGGACCGTGCACATCCACCGCAAGCTCCATGCTTTCGAGCACGAGGCGATCTCGAGCGGCAACGACTACACAGTGTTCGACACGCCCTGGGGTGTGCGCATGGCGATCCTGATCTGCTGGGACAACAACCTCGTCGAGAACGTGCGAGCCGTGACTCTCCTCGGAGCGAAGGTCCTCATCGCTCCGCACCAGACCGGTGGCACGAGTTCGCGCAGCCCGCATGGCATGAAGGTGATCCCGTCAGCGCTGTGGCACGACCGGTTCGAGAACCCTGAGGCCCTGGAGGAAGCGGTCAACGGGCCGTACGGTCGAGGATGGCTCATGCGCTGGCTCCCCGCACGCGCGCACGACAACGGCATCTTCCTCCTCTTCAGCAACGGCATCGGCCCCGACGACGACGAGATCCGCACCGGAAACGCGATGATCATCGATCCCTATGGGCGGATCGTGGCCGAGACGCCCGTCGCGGACCAGTCGGTGGTGACCGCTGACCTCGACATGGATCTCCTTCCGCTGTCGACCGGTCGGCGATGGCTGCTCGGCCGCCGCCCCGAGCTCTACGGTGTGCTCACCCAGCGCTCCGGTCTGGAACGTGACGCTCGTACCGCGCGTCACTCCGACGTCCCCGTCCCGGACGATTTCCAGATCGAGAACTGA
- a CDS encoding LysR family transcriptional regulator, with amino-acid sequence MDIRLLRAFVEGADRQTFSDAALALSITQPAFTKQIQQIESLVGTPLFSRGRHGAVLTAAGTELVGEARTIVDLVARFEGRAKRVGAGEEGHLTIGFGLSSITIAPRAVAAFRASSPGVSVRLEDMSSSAQVDGVRTGELDVGFTRLPVPRDLRAVSVLSDHLAIAYPAEWEPPADDAAFTDWLDEHPLVRLSVGRGPGLAAQAARYVSDVGAQPTIVQDADDLQTVLALVAAGVGIGIVPESARNIAPRHVRMRRLNGTSASWKIGVVWNPTNETPVVRSFLDELATLPRTEA; translated from the coding sequence ATGGATATCCGATTGCTGAGGGCCTTCGTGGAGGGCGCTGACAGACAGACGTTCAGTGATGCAGCGCTAGCGCTCTCCATCACCCAGCCAGCATTCACCAAGCAGATCCAGCAGATTGAGTCGCTGGTCGGAACGCCGCTGTTCAGCCGAGGGCGCCACGGCGCCGTGCTCACCGCCGCAGGCACGGAGCTCGTGGGCGAGGCACGCACCATCGTCGACCTCGTCGCTCGTTTCGAGGGTCGGGCGAAGCGCGTCGGCGCCGGAGAAGAGGGCCATCTCACCATCGGCTTCGGACTTTCCAGCATCACGATCGCCCCCCGCGCCGTCGCAGCATTCCGCGCGAGCTCCCCAGGAGTCTCGGTGCGCCTGGAGGACATGTCCTCGTCGGCTCAGGTCGACGGCGTGCGCACCGGAGAGCTGGACGTCGGGTTCACCCGCCTGCCGGTTCCTCGTGATCTCCGAGCTGTCTCGGTCCTCTCCGACCATCTGGCGATCGCGTATCCCGCCGAGTGGGAGCCACCGGCCGACGATGCGGCCTTCACCGACTGGCTCGACGAGCATCCGCTTGTCCGGCTGTCGGTCGGCCGAGGTCCGGGGCTCGCGGCTCAGGCCGCACGTTATGTCTCGGACGTCGGCGCTCAGCCGACCATCGTCCAGGACGCAGACGACCTTCAGACCGTCCTCGCGCTCGTCGCCGCGGGCGTCGGCATCGGCATCGTGCCGGAGAGCGCTCGCAATATCGCGCCCCGACACGTGCGCATGCGCCGCCTGAACGGAACGAGCGCCTCCTGGAAGATCGGCGTGGTCTGGAACCCGACGAACGAAACGCCTGTCGTCCGTTCGTTCTTGGACGAACTCGCGACGTTGCCACGCACCGAAGCCTGA
- a CDS encoding xylulokinase encodes MSANSVVLGIDLGTTGVKVVCLDPRLGRIIAAASTTYPSYSPHAGAHEQEPAEWWAAVVSTARQVIADVAPLRIEAVGLSGHMHTLLLVDDAGVPVSRALTWAERRVGQDTARLAADIRFSERGCNEMTDVFTAPKLAWLARTQPDAMARARHLLLAKDYIRYRLTGEWCTDETDAMATMLYDVRRREWVSDLWSAAGGSVDWAPRVVRSTEVSGVVSPSAASEIGLVAGTPVLGGAGDVSAAVLGTGVVDRDQICLNVGTAAQVMGLSQAPNPGPGFSFGSASDDGYITMVSVYAAGASIRWAERALLNGGDVNTPAASAAAGSSGLTYLPFMFGSTVPRKNDAVRAAFIGQTESHGLPEFARAVIEGIAFGCAQAIEAVADVVGRPREVRVVGGVSNSLIWRQTLASVLDVPIGVVAEGGSARGAAICAALGTGHYSDASDAARSVTVHREAEPDDGQRAACADAYAAFRESANALV; translated from the coding sequence ATGAGCGCGAACTCAGTGGTTCTCGGAATCGATCTGGGCACGACGGGTGTCAAGGTCGTCTGCTTGGACCCGCGACTCGGCCGCATCATCGCTGCGGCGAGTACGACCTATCCGTCGTACTCGCCGCATGCGGGTGCTCACGAGCAGGAGCCTGCCGAGTGGTGGGCAGCGGTGGTCTCCACTGCTCGACAGGTGATCGCGGACGTGGCGCCGCTCCGGATCGAGGCGGTCGGTCTCTCCGGCCACATGCACACACTTTTGCTGGTCGACGACGCAGGAGTGCCGGTCAGCCGCGCGCTGACATGGGCGGAACGCCGAGTGGGTCAGGACACTGCGCGGTTGGCGGCAGACATCAGATTCTCGGAGCGCGGGTGCAACGAGATGACAGACGTCTTCACGGCGCCGAAGCTCGCCTGGCTCGCTCGCACACAGCCGGACGCGATGGCGCGTGCGCGCCATCTGCTGCTCGCGAAGGACTACATCCGGTACCGGCTCACCGGCGAATGGTGCACGGACGAGACGGATGCCATGGCGACGATGCTGTACGACGTCAGGCGACGCGAGTGGGTCTCCGACTTGTGGAGCGCCGCGGGAGGATCGGTCGATTGGGCGCCGCGCGTCGTGAGATCGACGGAGGTGAGCGGGGTCGTCTCGCCCTCGGCGGCATCGGAGATCGGGCTGGTGGCGGGGACGCCGGTCCTGGGAGGTGCAGGGGACGTGTCAGCGGCCGTGCTGGGTACGGGCGTCGTGGATCGAGACCAGATCTGCCTCAACGTGGGCACAGCGGCTCAGGTCATGGGGCTCTCGCAGGCTCCGAACCCCGGCCCGGGATTCTCGTTCGGGTCCGCGTCGGACGATGGGTACATCACCATGGTCTCCGTCTACGCCGCGGGTGCCAGCATCCGGTGGGCGGAGCGTGCCCTGCTGAACGGCGGTGACGTGAACACGCCGGCGGCATCGGCGGCCGCGGGCTCCTCGGGGCTGACCTATCTTCCCTTCATGTTCGGGTCCACGGTGCCACGCAAGAACGATGCGGTCCGTGCCGCATTCATCGGCCAGACCGAATCGCACGGGCTCCCCGAGTTCGCGCGCGCGGTGATCGAGGGGATCGCATTCGGCTGCGCGCAGGCGATCGAAGCCGTCGCTGACGTCGTCGGCCGACCGAGAGAGGTGCGAGTGGTCGGCGGTGTGTCGAACTCGCTCATCTGGCGCCAAACCTTGGCCAGCGTGCTCGACGTCCCGATCGGCGTGGTCGCGGAAGGAGGTTCCGCGCGCGGTGCGGCGATCTGCGCCGCACTCGGCACGGGCCACTACTCCGATGCCTCCGACGCGGCTCGCTCCGTCACCGTGCATCGCGAGGCCGAGCCGGATGACGGCCAGCGGGCAGCCTGCGCCGATGCGTACGCCGCCTTCCGGGAGTCGGCGAACGCCCTGGTCTGA
- a CDS encoding GNAT family N-acetyltransferase: protein MAGFHGPPDHTGMVEVGYQIDPEQRRRGYAGRSLEILLAVAGQHPDVRVVRATISPANSASSALIRRYGFVETGEQWDEEDGLEIIYERDASRDLERG, encoded by the coding sequence ACCCGATCACACGGGCATGGTGGAGGTTGGCTATCAGATCGACCCGGAGCAACGCCGACGAGGGTACGCCGGGCGGTCTCTCGAGATACTGCTCGCCGTCGCGGGTCAGCACCCTGACGTCCGGGTTGTTCGAGCCACGATCAGCCCCGCGAATTCCGCTTCGTCGGCGCTCATTCGCCGCTACGGATTCGTCGAGACCGGCGAACAGTGGGACGAAGAAGATGGGCTCGAGATCATCTACGAGCGCGATGCGTCCCGCGATCTCGAACGCGGCTGA
- a CDS encoding carbohydrate ABC transporter permease, whose translation MNQTTESSNPVEAATGRPRTSDAGQRRSAGAKDLLQALPWIGPALLLIIGVVLFPAGVMFFNSTRDISLSGLDKGSVGLDNFFAVFAFAEFWPIFFRTIVWVVVTVAVTVVISLGLAQILNKAFPGRQIVRMAVIVPWAASVVMTTLVFYYSLEPYFGVFNKFLYDIGLSDDAVGYGWTKNSTTAFIWSIVVSIFVSLPFTTYTILAGLQSVPADAIEAAKMDGAGPARTYWSIVLPQLRSALAVAVLINIINVFNSLPILKVMTGSIPGYGADTIMTMIFKYIELQKKVDVASALSVVAFLIVIVIVAIYVKVVKPMKEV comes from the coding sequence ATGAACCAGACAACAGAGTCCTCGAACCCCGTGGAGGCGGCCACCGGTCGCCCCCGCACTTCCGACGCCGGTCAGCGCCGAAGCGCCGGAGCCAAGGATCTCCTCCAGGCATTGCCCTGGATCGGGCCGGCACTGCTGCTGATCATCGGTGTCGTCCTGTTCCCCGCGGGAGTGATGTTCTTCAACTCCACCCGCGACATCTCGCTCTCGGGTCTCGACAAGGGGTCGGTCGGGTTGGACAATTTCTTCGCTGTGTTCGCGTTCGCGGAGTTCTGGCCGATCTTCTTTCGGACGATCGTCTGGGTCGTCGTCACCGTCGCGGTCACAGTGGTGATCTCGCTCGGGCTCGCGCAGATCCTCAACAAGGCGTTCCCCGGGCGGCAGATCGTCCGCATGGCGGTCATCGTCCCCTGGGCAGCATCCGTCGTGATGACGACGCTGGTGTTCTACTACAGCCTCGAGCCCTACTTCGGGGTGTTCAACAAGTTCCTCTACGACATCGGCCTCTCGGACGACGCCGTCGGGTACGGGTGGACGAAGAACTCGACGACGGCGTTCATCTGGTCGATCGTCGTGTCCATCTTCGTGTCCCTCCCGTTCACGACCTACACGATCCTCGCCGGGCTGCAGTCGGTGCCCGCGGATGCGATCGAGGCGGCGAAGATGGACGGCGCGGGTCCCGCCCGCACCTATTGGTCGATCGTGCTCCCGCAGCTGCGCAGCGCCCTGGCCGTCGCGGTGCTGATCAACATCATCAACGTGTTCAACTCGCTCCCGATCCTGAAGGTCATGACCGGGTCCATCCCCGGCTACGGGGCCGACACGATCATGACGATGATCTTCAAATACATCGAGCTGCAGAAGAAGGTCGATGTCGCCAGCGCCCTGTCCGTCGTCGCGTTCCTGATCGTGATCGTGATCGTCGCGATCTACGTCAAGGTCGTCAAGCCCATGAAGGAGGTCTGA
- a CDS encoding GNAT family N-acetyltransferase, producing MASGAGAIDHPYFTVPAEEVSEDLAAISTGEGIGIVGADESGRIIAYAMVLPFSMDTSPVTALMLGAVSPDARRQGLGRRMVAWQRDQGFAWLSSLGDPAPLRLLTYADAGAVDTRALLHGEGFSSAREYLHLKRSTDTPLTATTPRGYTIEQFSDQHSEPVRRLRNTAFRDQWGAHDFDVDGWAQHVERPVFDRTLSKVVLDESRQVVAYTLVEHSLDEHGSRTDSAAYLASLGVEETHRRRGLGAALLGDLVASAAHQAIDSVTLDVDSASESRANELYFRLGFETEHRRLSYVLERPATRA from the coding sequence GTGGCATCCGGTGCCGGAGCGATAGATCATCCGTACTTCACGGTCCCGGCAGAAGAGGTGTCCGAAGACCTCGCGGCCATCAGCACAGGCGAGGGCATCGGCATCGTCGGAGCTGATGAATCCGGTCGAATCATCGCCTACGCGATGGTGCTCCCCTTCTCCATGGACACATCTCCGGTCACCGCCTTGATGCTCGGTGCTGTCTCCCCTGATGCGCGTCGTCAGGGACTGGGCCGACGGATGGTCGCCTGGCAACGAGATCAGGGGTTCGCGTGGTTGAGTTCGCTCGGCGACCCTGCCCCGCTGCGGCTCTTGACGTACGCCGATGCCGGAGCGGTGGATACTCGCGCGCTTCTCCACGGAGAAGGATTCTCGTCGGCGCGAGAGTATCTGCATCTGAAGAGGAGCACCGATACCCCGCTGACCGCGACGACCCCGCGCGGCTACACGATCGAGCAGTTCAGTGATCAGCACAGCGAGCCGGTGCGCCGACTCAGGAATACGGCCTTCCGCGATCAGTGGGGTGCGCATGACTTCGACGTCGACGGATGGGCGCAGCACGTCGAGCGCCCGGTCTTCGACAGGACTCTGTCGAAGGTCGTCCTCGATGAATCGCGTCAGGTCGTCGCCTACACGCTCGTCGAGCACAGCCTTGACGAGCACGGAAGCCGCACGGACTCGGCGGCGTATCTCGCTTCGCTCGGTGTCGAAGAGACGCACCGACGCCGGGGACTGGGCGCAGCCCTGCTCGGCGATCTTGTCGCGTCGGCCGCTCACCAGGCAATCGATTCGGTGACGCTGGACGTGGACAGCGCATCGGAGTCGAGGGCCAACGAGCTGTACTTCCGCCTCGGGTTCGAGACCGAGCATCGACGGCTGTCGTACGTTCTGGAGCGTCCTGCCACGCGCGCCTGA
- a CDS encoding DUF4190 domain-containing protein → METQSPQFPPLVESASPAPYAPPQHVAPSNGLAITAMIFGIVGAAVGFWAIIPITGYFSAAVAFPLSVVAVICGHLGRGRSQRLNGAGRKQAMAGIILGYASIAVMVIASAAWTVFLFVGA, encoded by the coding sequence ATGGAGACTCAGTCCCCGCAGTTCCCGCCCCTGGTCGAATCAGCATCGCCGGCGCCGTACGCCCCGCCCCAGCACGTCGCGCCGAGCAACGGTCTCGCGATCACCGCCATGATCTTCGGGATCGTCGGTGCAGCCGTCGGCTTCTGGGCGATCATTCCCATCACCGGCTACTTCTCCGCGGCCGTCGCCTTCCCCCTCTCCGTCGTCGCGGTGATCTGCGGTCACCTCGGCCGAGGGCGATCCCAGCGCCTCAACGGCGCCGGTCGCAAGCAGGCCATGGCCGGCATCATCCTCGGCTACGCGTCGATCGCGGTGATGGTCATCGCCAGCGCGGCGTGGACCGTGTTCCTCTTCGTCGGCGCCTGA
- a CDS encoding S1C family serine protease: MTPSRRRAAAAAALGLSMAAALSGCALPALPGFPAAGGDSGGVGFDDVQSATIQIEAVGTFVSPEEGGYEAAGRGSGFLISDDGLAVTNNHVVVGAGTLKVWRGGDTESTLNAKVLGSSECLDLAVIQLEKDDYPHFTWREGEIPTATDVYAAGFPLGDPEFTMTRGIVSKADTAMDTPWASLSHVIEHDARIRAGNSGGPLVDENGKLVGVNYAGNDQHDQNLAIHRDEVQGVLDQLIKGENVMSLGINGTGLMNEDGEGLGIWVNSVASGSAADKAGVEPGDLLTKMEGVSLGTDGTMADYCSVLETHGADATLAVDLFRSGEGVYYSGQFNGDAVEAVSVAQDAGASDGGAQGVDTEYVTVVDDTESVAVEVPASWKGLDTAVFVDPEGGEWAHIDASPDISAFQGGDWSVPGVSIMAAPTATASFTPEEWLSMAEQHLGQSGCVKDTEDAYADGMHEGAFTYWTGCGGVGAQYLMLSAYSTDGSYVIALAVQAVSEADLTTIDRALGSFAASF, translated from the coding sequence ATGACCCCCTCCCGCCGACGAGCAGCTGCGGCTGCAGCACTCGGCCTCTCGATGGCGGCCGCCCTCAGCGGCTGCGCGCTTCCCGCCCTCCCCGGGTTCCCCGCAGCCGGCGGCGACTCCGGCGGCGTCGGTTTCGATGACGTCCAGTCCGCCACGATCCAGATCGAGGCCGTCGGCACCTTCGTGTCGCCCGAAGAAGGGGGTTACGAAGCCGCCGGACGCGGCTCGGGCTTCCTGATCAGTGACGACGGTCTCGCCGTCACCAACAATCATGTCGTGGTCGGAGCCGGCACTCTGAAGGTATGGCGCGGCGGCGACACCGAGAGCACTCTCAACGCGAAGGTGCTCGGATCATCGGAGTGCCTCGACCTCGCCGTCATCCAACTCGAGAAGGACGACTACCCGCACTTCACGTGGCGTGAGGGCGAGATCCCGACCGCCACCGATGTGTATGCGGCGGGGTTCCCGCTCGGCGACCCCGAGTTCACCATGACGCGCGGCATCGTCTCCAAGGCCGACACCGCGATGGACACTCCCTGGGCCTCGCTCAGCCATGTCATCGAACATGACGCGCGTATCCGCGCCGGCAACTCCGGCGGCCCGCTCGTCGACGAGAACGGCAAGCTCGTCGGTGTCAACTACGCCGGCAACGATCAGCATGACCAGAATCTCGCGATCCACCGCGACGAGGTACAGGGCGTCCTGGACCAGCTGATCAAGGGCGAGAACGTGATGAGTCTGGGCATCAACGGCACCGGCCTCATGAACGAGGACGGCGAGGGCCTCGGCATCTGGGTCAACTCCGTCGCCTCCGGCTCAGCCGCCGACAAGGCCGGCGTGGAGCCCGGCGACCTCCTGACGAAGATGGAGGGCGTCTCCCTCGGCACCGACGGCACGATGGCCGACTACTGCAGCGTTCTCGAGACGCACGGCGCCGACGCGACACTGGCCGTCGATCTGTTCCGCTCCGGAGAGGGCGTCTACTACTCCGGTCAGTTCAACGGCGATGCCGTCGAGGCGGTCTCCGTCGCCCAGGACGCGGGTGCATCCGATGGTGGCGCACAGGGCGTCGACACGGAGTACGTCACGGTCGTCGACGACACGGAAAGCGTGGCGGTCGAAGTCCCGGCGAGCTGGAAGGGCCTCGACACGGCCGTCTTCGTGGATCCTGAGGGCGGCGAGTGGGCCCACATCGATGCCAGCCCTGACATCAGCGCGTTCCAGGGTGGAGATTGGAGCGTTCCCGGCGTTTCCATCATGGCCGCGCCGACCGCGACCGCCTCGTTCACTCCGGAGGAGTGGCTCTCCATGGCCGAGCAGCACCTCGGACAGTCCGGATGTGTGAAAGACACGGAGGACGCTTACGCGGATGGAATGCACGAAGGCGCATTCACGTATTGGACCGGATGCGGTGGCGTCGGTGCCCAATACCTGATGCTGTCGGCGTACTCGACGGACGGCTCCTACGTCATCGCACTGGCCGTCCAGGCGGTCTCGGAAGCCGACCTGACGACCATCGACCGAGCACTCGGAAGCTTCGCAGCGAGCTTCTGA
- a CDS encoding carbohydrate ABC transporter permease, with translation MTVTETELVTTTGRGGRALPPINGRKRRYTEDQVTLPRVILRMAAGFLVLAIFVLPYLIMFFGSVKTKPQIRSVDPTYLPTEWHWENYLTMWSTPETPLPYNLISTIIIAVFATLLVLVVSLPAAYYTARFKFPGRMVFLFLVIVTQMLQPAVLTSGLFRQFTTLGLGDTWAAMIFINAAFNLSFAVWIMHSFFAGIPKEVDEAAQIDGAGRFTVLFKINLPLVWPGIVTAIVFTFVACWNEFAASLVILSTDKNQPLSVALTKFVGQYETSWQYVFGVSIVAILPVVILFMLIEKRLVGGLTAGSVK, from the coding sequence ATGACCGTGACCGAGACCGAACTCGTCACCACCACCGGCCGCGGCGGACGCGCCCTCCCCCCGATCAACGGCCGCAAGCGCCGTTACACCGAAGACCAGGTCACCCTCCCGCGGGTCATCCTCCGCATGGCCGCCGGGTTCCTCGTCCTCGCGATCTTCGTACTCCCGTACCTGATCATGTTCTTCGGGTCCGTGAAGACGAAACCCCAGATCCGCTCCGTCGACCCCACGTATCTCCCCACCGAATGGCACTGGGAGAACTACCTCACGATGTGGTCGACCCCCGAAACACCCCTGCCCTACAACCTCATCTCCACGATCATCATCGCCGTGTTCGCGACCCTGCTCGTGCTCGTCGTGTCGCTGCCGGCCGCGTACTACACCGCCCGGTTCAAATTCCCCGGCCGCATGGTGTTCCTGTTCCTCGTCATCGTCACCCAGATGCTGCAGCCCGCCGTCCTCACCTCGGGTCTGTTCCGCCAGTTCACGACCCTCGGCCTCGGTGACACGTGGGCGGCGATGATCTTCATCAACGCCGCGTTCAACCTCTCCTTCGCCGTCTGGATCATGCACTCCTTCTTCGCCGGCATCCCCAAAGAAGTCGACGAAGCAGCCCAGATCGACGGCGCCGGACGCTTCACCGTCCTGTTCAAGATCAACCTGCCCCTCGTCTGGCCCGGCATCGTCACCGCCATCGTGTTCACCTTCGTCGCCTGCTGGAACGAATTCGCCGCGTCCCTGGTGATCCTCTCCACCGACAAGAACCAGCCGCTCTCCGTCGCGCTCACCAAGTTCGTCGGACAATACGAGACCAGCTGGCAGTACGTGTTCGGCGTCTCGATCGTCGCGATCCTGCCCGTCGTCATCCTCTTCATGCTCATCGAGAAACGCCTCGTCGGCGGATTGACCGCGGGCAGCGTCAAGTAG
- a CDS encoding DUF4870 domain-containing protein — MTAEQSLPAAPLTPSEESRWVVLAHIGGLLSFIGPLIVWLIYRDRSDAVERESKEALNAQITYAAAALALYVVGGLLAIVLVGFVFIIAATLVQLAGLILAIVAAVRSNTSGTFRYPLTFRFLK; from the coding sequence ATGACCGCTGAACAGTCCCTCCCCGCCGCCCCGCTCACCCCGTCCGAGGAGAGTCGCTGGGTCGTTCTCGCCCACATCGGCGGACTCCTCTCCTTCATCGGGCCGCTCATCGTGTGGCTCATCTATCGAGACCGCAGCGATGCTGTCGAGCGCGAATCGAAGGAAGCCCTGAACGCTCAGATCACCTACGCGGCGGCGGCGCTCGCGCTCTATGTCGTGGGCGGGCTCCTCGCGATCGTGCTCGTGGGCTTCGTCTTCATCATCGCCGCGACGCTCGTGCAGCTCGCCGGCCTCATCCTCGCCATCGTCGCCGCCGTCCGGTCGAACACGTCGGGGACCTTCCGCTACCCGCTCACCTTCCGGTTCCTGAAGTAA